A genomic region of Catalinimonas niigatensis contains the following coding sequences:
- a CDS encoding TonB-dependent receptor plug domain-containing protein: MIHLKATEKASALQETLNQTVGVSSKKALTLRETPGIVSTITAEDIRHLGARDMMDILQLIPGLEFGTDVEFQVGLSVRGNWANEGKILLMIDGIEINETLYQTVPFGNRFPVDQIERIEIIRGPGSAMYGGTAEYGVINIITKGDSRLNGVTVAGSYGQRSNSFARRNIGLTAGKQLGHWHIDAAMFKGEGNRSDQNYSSFYGSEVNLADGYSKMSPTFLNIGIKYKSASFRAIYDHYKTTSSEYQVDYTLFTAYLKYDYKLSRKLTLTPQFTYINHLPWHYKGYFEEDFAREYKVRGQRYKANLSASYDISRKLNVVFGGEYFNDRATDELGLENFGEGINEVGYDNYSVFTQGLFQHYFANITLGARYDYHSAFGAAFVPRVALTKRIDNFHFKLLYSQAYRAPGIENLNYTPDIKPERSAVAELELGYQFTPEMLLSSNFFHIRTRDVIIFGFDVATKEESYMNYERMGTQGMEVEYKIKKNLWNASVTYSFYQALSDNTVETYQVEGKEHLNLGIPAHKIGLSSSFRIRKSFFVSPSLVHRSIRYAYKELDEEENPILGSLEANTQLNMYLHHDNLLVDGLTLGFGVYNLLNQDASIPQPYHGGFSPIPVSGREFTLKLLYHLNFSQTSAQ, translated from the coding sequence TTGATACATCTAAAAGCCACTGAAAAAGCTAGTGCCCTTCAGGAAACCCTTAACCAAACCGTAGGGGTTTCATCCAAAAAAGCGCTTACACTGCGTGAGACCCCAGGCATTGTAAGCACCATTACTGCCGAAGATATCCGCCACCTGGGTGCCCGTGACATGATGGATATATTACAACTCATACCCGGTCTTGAATTTGGCACCGATGTAGAATTTCAGGTTGGGTTAAGTGTTCGGGGAAACTGGGCTAATGAAGGCAAAATACTCCTGATGATTGATGGTATAGAAATCAACGAAACGCTGTACCAGACAGTCCCCTTTGGCAATCGTTTTCCGGTAGACCAAATTGAGCGCATTGAAATTATCAGGGGGCCGGGCTCGGCCATGTATGGAGGTACTGCCGAATATGGTGTCATTAATATCATTACCAAAGGCGATAGCCGCCTGAATGGTGTGACTGTTGCCGGAAGCTATGGGCAGCGCAGCAATTCATTTGCCCGCAGAAATATAGGCCTTACTGCCGGAAAGCAACTAGGGCACTGGCATATTGATGCGGCGATGTTTAAAGGAGAAGGAAATCGAAGCGACCAGAATTATTCATCTTTTTATGGCTCGGAGGTTAACCTGGCAGATGGTTATTCCAAAATGAGTCCTACCTTTCTTAATATAGGTATAAAATACAAAAGCGCCAGCTTTCGGGCCATCTATGACCACTATAAAACTACTTCCAGTGAGTATCAGGTGGATTACACACTCTTTACGGCCTATCTTAAATACGATTACAAACTTTCCAGGAAATTGACGCTGACCCCGCAATTCACTTATATTAATCATCTTCCCTGGCATTATAAAGGTTATTTTGAGGAAGATTTTGCCAGGGAGTACAAAGTCAGAGGCCAACGCTATAAGGCTAACCTCAGTGCATCGTATGACATTAGCCGGAAACTTAATGTAGTGTTTGGAGGAGAATACTTTAATGACCGCGCTACCGATGAACTAGGGCTAGAGAACTTCGGTGAAGGAATTAACGAAGTGGGTTATGACAATTATTCAGTATTTACGCAGGGGTTGTTTCAGCATTACTTTGCTAACATTACCCTGGGGGCACGTTATGATTACCACAGTGCTTTCGGAGCTGCATTTGTACCCAGAGTCGCCCTGACCAAACGTATTGACAATTTTCACTTCAAGCTGCTGTACAGCCAGGCTTACCGGGCACCGGGCATAGAAAACCTGAACTATACGCCGGATATCAAACCGGAGCGTTCTGCTGTAGCTGAGTTGGAGCTCGGTTATCAGTTTACACCGGAAATGTTGCTGAGCAGCAATTTCTTTCACATACGCACCAGAGACGTCATCATATTTGGTTTTGATGTGGCTACCAAAGAAGAAAGCTATATGAATTATGAAAGGATGGGTACTCAGGGAATGGAAGTAGAATACAAAATCAAAAAAAACTTATGGAATGCCAGTGTTACCTATTCTTTTTATCAGGCCTTATCGGACAATACTGTAGAAACTTATCAGGTAGAAGGGAAAGAGCATCTTAATCTGGGCATACCAGCACACAAAATCGGACTTAGCAGTAGTTTCCGCATCAGAAAGTCGTTTTTCGTTAGCCCCTCGCTGGTGCATAGAAGTATCCGCTATGCATATAAGGAATTGGATGAAGAAGAAAATCCTATCTTGGGTAGTTTAGAAGCCAACACACAGCTCAATATGTATCTGCATCATGACAACCTGCTGGTGGATGGTTTAACATTAGGTTTTGGCGTGTATAATCTCTTGAATCAGGACGCCTCTATTCCACAACCTTACCATGGAGGCTTCTCACCCATTCCAGTCAGCGGACGAGAGTTTACCCTTAAACTTTTGTATCATCTGAATTTCTCCCAAACAAGTGCACAGTAA
- a CDS encoding RNA polymerase sigma factor — translation MGDQNIASELPHQWEQLYIEFSPLLYNYGCKITAQTSLVEDSVHDVFVNLLKNPQHINTIENPKAYLFKSFRRLLINKLKVDAKSHELLLYGEQRPFNMEVSSEARQILEESSEEQQQKLSHAIQQLSPRQREAIYLKFYGNHSYEEVASIMKVEKSALYSLIYKSLSQLRKVLSPTFPSKISVGYSLLIHTIGFNLLF, via the coding sequence ATGGGTGATCAAAATATTGCATCTGAACTGCCGCATCAGTGGGAGCAACTGTACATAGAGTTTAGTCCTCTACTTTATAACTATGGGTGCAAAATTACCGCCCAGACCTCTTTGGTGGAAGACAGTGTACATGATGTATTTGTCAATTTGTTGAAAAACCCTCAGCATATAAATACTATTGAAAACCCTAAAGCATATCTTTTCAAGTCTTTTCGTCGCCTACTGATCAACAAATTAAAGGTAGATGCTAAATCGCATGAACTACTATTATATGGAGAGCAGCGTCCTTTTAATATGGAAGTATCTAGTGAGGCCCGGCAGATTCTGGAAGAAAGTAGCGAGGAACAGCAACAAAAGTTGTCCCATGCTATTCAACAACTATCTCCCCGTCAAAGAGAAGCTATTTATCTTAAGTTTTATGGAAATCACAGCTACGAGGAAGTAGCCAGTATTATGAAAGTGGAAAAATCTGCCCTGTATTCACTCATCTACAAATCTCTTTCCCAACTTAGGAAAGTTCTTTCTCCTACATTTCCCTCAAAAATATCAGTTGGCTACAGCCTTTTGATACATACAATAGGTTTCAACCTATTATTTTAA
- a CDS encoding YfiR family protein, with the protein MKNAPLLLIGLAFLVLTLSTSHQGFAQISNYKAYAIFIYNFTKYTNYPQENSTGDFVITVLGKSKITEELNLMAAQKNINGRKIIVNEVLEVSHIKDAHLVFVSSGKSGALDDLKVHIRQSPIMIVTERDGLVKKGAHLSFVALENQSLRFEANHEALEFNRLNMSKSILALAYKE; encoded by the coding sequence ATGAAAAACGCACCCCTACTACTCATTGGCTTGGCTTTTCTGGTGCTGACACTGAGTACATCCCATCAGGGATTTGCCCAGATATCTAACTACAAAGCATATGCTATTTTTATTTACAACTTTACCAAATATACCAACTATCCGCAGGAGAATTCCACAGGAGACTTTGTCATTACTGTGTTGGGTAAATCTAAAATTACCGAAGAGCTCAACCTTATGGCTGCTCAAAAAAATATCAATGGCCGTAAGATTATAGTCAATGAAGTACTGGAGGTATCTCACATTAAGGATGCTCATCTGGTATTTGTATCCTCCGGTAAGAGTGGAGCCCTTGATGATCTGAAAGTGCACATCAGACAATCTCCCATCATGATTGTGACTGAAAGGGATGGCCTGGTCAAGAAAGGTGCCCACCTTAGCTTCGTAGCTTTGGAAAACCAATCGCTAAGGTTTGAAGCCAATCATGAAGCACTTGAATTTAATAGGCTAAATATGTCAAAGAGCATATTGGCCCTGGCTTATAAAGAATAA
- a CDS encoding c-type cytochrome, producing the protein MVKRILKIVLFSVLSVVLLLLLFYVYVSWDFNQRAKKSYTYDVSVPKISYDSANLVLGEHLSVIKGCRDCHENDLGGRVLIDDPALGRLVPPNLTKGENGIGSQYSHEDWVRALRHGVGPDQKPLLFMPAHETANMTEKDMAALIAYCTQASPVTRSLPEIEIRPVGKLLNFFGKMHMLPVEIIDHDFVPLADMDKRVSPEFGEYLAVSCTGCHYSTFKGGSPQIPDSPPVADITSSGNLARWSEADFIQTLRTGKTPEGKIMQNEFMPWKMTSAFTDDELKSLYLFLKNQQ; encoded by the coding sequence ATGGTCAAGCGAATCTTGAAGATTGTCCTTTTTTCTGTATTGAGTGTGGTGTTGTTACTATTACTATTTTATGTTTACGTTTCCTGGGATTTCAACCAAAGAGCCAAGAAAAGTTATACATATGATGTCTCAGTGCCAAAAATCAGCTACGACTCAGCTAATCTTGTACTTGGTGAACATCTTTCTGTCATCAAAGGATGTCGTGATTGTCATGAGAATGACTTAGGAGGAAGAGTATTGATTGATGATCCTGCGCTGGGACGGCTTGTACCTCCTAACCTTACCAAAGGAGAGAACGGCATTGGCAGCCAATACTCTCATGAAGACTGGGTAAGAGCTTTGCGTCATGGAGTAGGTCCTGACCAAAAGCCTCTTTTGTTTATGCCAGCGCATGAAACAGCTAACATGACAGAAAAAGATATGGCAGCACTTATTGCTTATTGTACCCAAGCTTCGCCTGTAACTCGTTCGTTGCCTGAGATTGAGATTCGTCCGGTAGGAAAACTCCTCAACTTTTTCGGTAAAATGCATATGTTGCCGGTAGAGATCATTGACCATGATTTTGTACCGCTGGCAGATATGGATAAGCGTGTTTCTCCGGAATTCGGGGAGTACTTAGCCGTCAGTTGCACTGGCTGTCATTACAGCACCTTCAAAGGCGGTAGCCCCCAAATTCCTGATTCACCTCCGGTAGCCGACATCACCTCAAGCGGTAATCTGGCCCGATGGTCTGAGGCTGATTTTATACAAACGCTGCGTACTGGCAAAACTCCGGAAGGTAAGATAATGCAAAATGAGTTTATGCCCTGGAAGATGACCAGTGCATTTACCGACGATGAATTAAAATCTCTGTATCTATTTTTAAAAAATCAGCAGTAA
- a CDS encoding FecR family protein: MTYSNYTALDFAMDEHFQRWIFTQDEEVAHYWQTWLELHPEKKDTVEEARFLLRSQTFKQNQWSQKRMLMVQERIRKSMTEENLSDISPTKEKKHTFLSSGWMAAAASVLLLLGIALSVYFFYGQEQVFSTSYGETKQLSLPDGSEVILNANSILRFAEDWQEKERRQVWLDGEAFFKVNKITYPSGNEAVKFIVHLKDIDVEVVGTSFNVNHRSGKIEVALDEGIVDLKMTGGERFRMEPGDMVAYSSETQRLDKLNANLEKVTAWQKHQIMLEGQPLSDLALLIKDYYGVEVRFSSKELADRKIKTTLPTDNLDLVLETLELVLDVQSERKGDEIMMK, translated from the coding sequence ATGACCTATAGTAACTACACAGCCTTAGACTTTGCCATGGATGAACATTTCCAGCGCTGGATTTTTACCCAGGACGAAGAAGTCGCTCATTACTGGCAAACCTGGCTGGAGTTACATCCTGAGAAGAAAGATACTGTGGAGGAAGCCCGCTTCTTACTTCGTTCGCAAACGTTCAAACAGAACCAATGGTCTCAGAAACGTATGCTTATGGTGCAGGAAAGGATCAGGAAAAGCATGACTGAGGAAAATCTATCAGACATCTCACCCACCAAAGAAAAAAAACATACATTCTTATCCTCAGGCTGGATGGCAGCGGCGGCTTCTGTACTTCTACTACTAGGCATTGCCCTGTCGGTCTATTTTTTTTACGGGCAGGAACAGGTATTCTCCACATCTTACGGAGAGACGAAGCAGCTTAGTCTTCCCGATGGTTCGGAGGTAATTCTGAATGCCAACTCCATCCTACGCTTCGCAGAAGACTGGCAGGAAAAAGAACGCCGTCAGGTGTGGTTAGATGGTGAAGCTTTTTTTAAAGTAAATAAAATCACATATCCTTCCGGTAATGAAGCAGTAAAGTTTATAGTACATCTTAAAGATATAGATGTAGAAGTGGTAGGTACTTCTTTTAATGTCAACCATCGTTCAGGTAAGATTGAAGTTGCACTGGACGAAGGGATCGTTGACCTTAAAATGACCGGTGGAGAGCGCTTCAGGATGGAACCGGGCGATATGGTAGCCTATTCTTCTGAAACCCAGCGCCTGGACAAACTAAATGCAAACTTAGAGAAAGTAACGGCCTGGCAGAAACATCAGATAATGCTGGAGGGGCAGCCTCTATCTGATCTGGCCTTACTGATTAAAGATTATTATGGTGTAGAGGTACGGTTTAGTTCAAAAGAACTTGCCGATAGAAAAATCAAGACTACGCTTCCGACAGATAATCTGGACTTGGTCTTGGAGACTTTAGAATTAGTGCTTGATGTACAATCAGAAAGAAAAGGTGATGAAATCATGATGAAATGA
- a CDS encoding SusC/RagA family TonB-linked outer membrane protein has product MEVMDKNISGRVTDGEDNTGLPGVNILAKGTSIGTITDVDGNYNLSVPDETTTLIFSSVGYESEEVEINGRTTINMALMPDIQALSEVVVVGYGEQKKVTVTGSVAAVKGEELVKSPAMNLSNSLAGRIPGVFAVNRSGEPGYDGSGIRIRGSNTLGNNTALIVIDGVPARAGGLERLNPADIESMSVLKDASAAIYGARAANGVILVTTKRGKSGKPELSYSFNQGFAQPTVIPRLADATQFAEMRNELEIYNLPVDEWSAAQSAFRENGAYTRANGSLIEAPYGPDDFELFRNGSDPWGHPNTDWYDATLKTWSPQSRHNIQLNGGSDNFRYLASIGYQNQDAYYKDAATGYKQYDMRINLDGEINDYIKVNFGVLGRQESRFFPTVPAGAIFRMQMRGIPTSPAYWPNGLPGPDIENGQNPVVITTNQTGYDRDTRYYFQTNGSVDITIPGIEGLKFTGTAAIDKFLRNTKRWEVPWYLYTWDGTTIDPETGEPALSRGARGPAEPRLNQGNEDQLNILLGGILTYERTFGDHAFTVLAGTNRETIEWAGFNAFRRYFISDAIDQMFAGGDAERNNGGSAWERARLNYFGRVAYNYQEKYLAEFLWRYDGSYMFPENTRYGFFPGIMAGWVISEENFWKDNINVMDFLKIRGSWGQMGNDNITQGPDGELREYEYLSTYGFSDYITGGQQTKTLFETRVPNNTITWEVANNANIGLEGQLWEGKVFFELDYFVNKRTNILWPRFGSIPQSTGMTLPPENIGEVENRGWEFNIGYNGSAGDFSYNASINGGYAQNKILFWDEAPGAPAWQRTTGKPMYTFQVYEYDGVFRDQAEIDANTIDYSAITNTLRPGDMKYKDLYGPDGVPDGRITPDDQVRTDRTNIPLFQGGINLGARYKSFDLSILLQGALGAQTWIGTGEMGSIGNYLEEIYENRWTIDNPSSEHPRIADRANQYYSGLNNTYWLRSADYLRLKNFEVGYTLPVSISERASINNLRVYVNGLNLFAIDKLDVYDPEVDNANGQYYPQARIINVGATVTF; this is encoded by the coding sequence ATGGAAGTAATGGATAAAAACATTTCAGGAAGAGTAACCGATGGTGAAGATAATACTGGGCTTCCCGGGGTAAACATTCTGGCCAAAGGAACCAGCATTGGTACCATTACGGACGTGGATGGTAATTATAATCTGAGCGTACCCGACGAAACTACCACCCTGATTTTTTCTTCTGTAGGTTATGAATCCGAAGAAGTAGAAATTAATGGACGTACGACCATCAATATGGCGCTGATGCCTGACATTCAGGCACTTTCAGAAGTGGTTGTCGTTGGTTATGGTGAGCAGAAAAAAGTAACAGTTACCGGTTCGGTAGCAGCAGTAAAGGGTGAGGAGTTGGTAAAATCTCCAGCTATGAACCTTTCTAACTCACTGGCTGGCCGTATCCCCGGTGTTTTTGCGGTAAACAGAAGTGGCGAGCCTGGCTATGATGGGTCCGGCATTCGGATCAGAGGTTCAAATACTTTGGGAAATAACACAGCTTTAATTGTAATTGATGGGGTCCCTGCCAGAGCAGGTGGATTAGAACGCTTAAATCCTGCCGATATAGAAAGCATGTCAGTACTGAAAGATGCTTCTGCAGCAATTTACGGGGCACGTGCCGCCAATGGCGTAATCCTGGTCACGACCAAACGTGGTAAAAGCGGTAAGCCTGAGCTTTCTTATTCCTTTAATCAGGGGTTTGCCCAGCCTACAGTAATTCCCAGACTGGCCGATGCTACCCAATTTGCAGAAATGAGAAATGAGCTGGAGATTTATAACCTACCGGTTGATGAGTGGAGTGCGGCTCAGTCGGCATTCAGAGAGAATGGAGCCTATACTCGTGCCAATGGCTCATTGATTGAGGCTCCCTATGGTCCAGATGATTTTGAGTTATTCAGAAACGGATCGGACCCCTGGGGACACCCCAATACTGACTGGTATGATGCTACCCTGAAAACCTGGTCTCCACAGTCACGTCATAACATCCAGTTGAATGGAGGTAGTGACAATTTCAGATATCTGGCTTCTATAGGATATCAAAACCAGGATGCCTATTATAAAGATGCTGCTACCGGCTACAAACAGTATGATATGCGGATTAATCTGGATGGAGAAATCAACGATTATATCAAAGTAAATTTTGGTGTATTAGGTCGTCAGGAAAGTCGCTTCTTTCCTACTGTACCTGCAGGAGCTATTTTTAGAATGCAGATGAGGGGTATTCCTACTTCACCCGCTTACTGGCCTAATGGCTTGCCCGGCCCGGATATTGAAAACGGGCAGAATCCTGTAGTAATTACCACCAACCAAACCGGTTATGATCGTGACACCCGCTATTACTTTCAAACCAACGGATCTGTGGATATCACTATTCCCGGAATAGAAGGGTTAAAATTTACCGGAACGGCTGCCATTGATAAATTCCTTAGAAATACCAAAAGATGGGAAGTACCCTGGTATCTGTATACTTGGGATGGTACGACCATAGATCCGGAAACCGGAGAGCCTGCACTAAGCAGAGGTGCCCGCGGACCGGCCGAACCCCGCCTTAATCAGGGTAATGAAGACCAACTGAATATACTCTTGGGAGGAATACTGACCTATGAGCGTACTTTTGGAGACCATGCCTTTACGGTACTGGCAGGTACCAACCGGGAAACCATAGAGTGGGCAGGTTTCAATGCGTTTCGCCGTTACTTTATCTCTGACGCCATTGACCAGATGTTTGCCGGTGGTGATGCAGAAAGAAACAACGGAGGTAGTGCCTGGGAACGCGCCCGTCTGAACTACTTTGGTCGTGTAGCTTACAACTATCAGGAAAAATACCTTGCGGAATTCTTATGGCGTTATGATGGCTCGTATATGTTCCCAGAAAATACCCGTTATGGATTCTTCCCCGGTATCATGGCAGGTTGGGTAATCTCAGAAGAAAATTTCTGGAAAGACAATATCAATGTTATGGACTTCCTGAAAATTAGAGGATCATGGGGTCAGATGGGTAACGATAATATTACACAAGGACCTGACGGAGAGCTTAGGGAATATGAATATCTTTCTACCTATGGTTTTTCAGATTATATCACAGGCGGTCAGCAGACAAAAACATTGTTTGAAACCCGTGTGCCTAACAATACCATTACCTGGGAGGTAGCCAACAATGCCAATATTGGCCTGGAAGGTCAACTGTGGGAAGGTAAAGTATTCTTCGAGTTGGATTACTTTGTCAATAAAAGGACCAATATCTTATGGCCCAGATTCGGTTCAATTCCACAATCTACCGGTATGACTTTGCCTCCTGAAAATATCGGAGAGGTAGAAAACCGGGGATGGGAATTCAACATTGGCTATAATGGCAGTGCGGGTGATTTCAGTTATAATGCCAGTATTAATGGTGGATATGCCCAAAACAAAATATTATTCTGGGACGAAGCACCAGGTGCGCCTGCATGGCAACGAACTACTGGAAAGCCTATGTATACTTTCCAGGTCTATGAGTATGATGGTGTATTCAGAGATCAGGCAGAAATTGATGCCAATACCATTGATTACAGTGCCATTACCAATACATTACGCCCCGGGGATATGAAATACAAAGACTTGTACGGACCGGATGGTGTACCGGATGGAAGAATCACCCCTGACGATCAGGTAAGGACTGACAGAACCAATATTCCCCTTTTCCAGGGAGGTATTAACTTGGGTGCCCGCTACAAAAGTTTTGACCTGAGCATACTTCTGCAAGGGGCACTCGGTGCCCAAACCTGGATAGGTACTGGTGAAATGGGTAGTATTGGTAATTATCTGGAAGAAATCTACGAGAACCGCTGGACCATTGATAACCCGAGTAGTGAGCATCCACGCATTGCCGATAGGGCTAATCAGTATTATTCAGGTCTTAATAATACTTATTGGCTTAGAAGTGCCGATTATCTTCGTCTGAAGAACTTTGAGGTAGGCTATACGCTTCCTGTTTCTATCAGTGAAAGAGCCAGTATCAACAACTTAAGGGTATATGTGAATGGCCTTAACTTGTTTGCTATTGATAAGCTAGACGTATATGATCCTGAAGTAGATAATGCAAATGGACAGTATTATCCGCAGGCAAGGATTATCAATGTGGGTGCAACTGTGACATTTTAA